The Leptospirales bacterium genome includes a window with the following:
- a CDS encoding adenylate/guanylate cyclase domain-containing protein, translated as MNHNEASATVADGSDELTFRILLYEPADYQDALPARLEGVAEALGQPDLKGPFFALVQELAANALKALYKRIYEDYMIAELGLQDVEYEQWLQIFRSEIETNSAANFAEIAREKNLYAQVTGRLLPDCYRFEVSNPGEPSEIENERLQAALKRARETNGLGFIFSDSEGADSQQEGGGLGIPLLVTTLRSLGAGNDALSIGGENGATVARINFPLSIFQHKQTEVVRRISRNKRLLAAVWNLNRELGHGFVRFTPDGALLEVNDSLLQQLQIETDRPQEMQNLLPARFFGDIFRGARNIRDTRRFENYRLWLRAMDGTEALYNISGYLTPSGMVDTVWQRVVVENAGGRLREGSVMESLEIQKIITPYIPPQIMTKAREVVRQGKKKLPDEVRDITIMFLDMVGFTQKSERMQPQKIVDFLNLALGAAVRSIERHDGAVDKFMGDAIMALFRNPHAGVVAAMEIQRSFSQMNEFRRHTGEEPVESRIGIHSGKVIVGNIGYGGRMDWTAIGDTVNTAARIEQNSKPGQVLISEDTYERIRDYLTVGERFQIRVKGKRQEIAVYFVENVESEDAQMTAAAIRRTLNQDAAAQN; from the coding sequence ATGAACCATAATGAAGCCAGCGCAACCGTAGCGGATGGTTCAGACGAACTGACCTTTCGCATCTTGCTGTACGAACCGGCGGATTACCAGGATGCGCTGCCGGCGCGGCTGGAAGGCGTTGCCGAGGCTCTCGGTCAACCGGACCTCAAAGGTCCTTTCTTTGCACTCGTCCAGGAACTTGCCGCCAATGCTTTGAAGGCGCTCTACAAGCGAATCTACGAAGACTACATGATTGCCGAGCTTGGACTCCAGGATGTCGAGTACGAGCAATGGCTTCAGATTTTTCGCAGCGAGATTGAAACCAACAGCGCCGCAAACTTTGCGGAAATTGCCCGCGAGAAGAATCTCTACGCCCAGGTAACTGGACGTCTTCTGCCAGATTGCTATCGCTTCGAAGTTAGCAATCCCGGCGAGCCAAGCGAAATCGAGAATGAGCGCCTGCAGGCGGCGCTGAAGCGGGCCCGGGAAACGAACGGCCTTGGCTTTATTTTTTCGGACAGCGAGGGCGCCGACAGTCAGCAGGAAGGCGGAGGCCTGGGAATTCCGCTGCTGGTCACCACGTTGCGCAGCCTGGGCGCCGGCAACGATGCGCTGAGCATTGGCGGCGAGAACGGCGCTACCGTAGCGCGGATCAATTTCCCGCTGTCCATCTTCCAGCACAAACAAACCGAGGTCGTGCGGCGCATTTCGCGCAACAAGCGACTGCTTGCCGCAGTCTGGAATTTGAACCGCGAACTGGGTCATGGCTTTGTGCGCTTCACTCCGGATGGCGCTTTGCTGGAAGTGAATGATTCGCTACTGCAACAACTGCAGATCGAGACCGATCGGCCGCAGGAAATGCAAAATCTTCTGCCAGCGCGCTTCTTTGGCGATATCTTTCGCGGGGCGCGCAACATTCGCGATACGCGCCGCTTTGAGAATTATCGTCTGTGGCTGCGCGCCATGGATGGCACCGAAGCTCTCTATAATATCAGCGGCTATTTGACCCCCTCCGGCATGGTTGATACGGTCTGGCAGCGCGTGGTCGTTGAGAATGCCGGCGGCCGCTTGCGCGAAGGCTCTGTGATGGAGAGCCTTGAGATCCAGAAGATCATAACGCCCTACATTCCGCCGCAAATTATGACCAAGGCCCGCGAGGTGGTGCGCCAGGGGAAAAAGAAACTGCCCGATGAAGTGCGCGATATCACCATCATGTTTCTGGATATGGTGGGATTCACGCAGAAGTCAGAGCGCATGCAGCCGCAAAAGATTGTCGATTTTCTGAACCTGGCGCTTGGCGCCGCCGTACGCTCCATCGAGCGTCATGATGGCGCCGTGGACAAGTTTATGGGCGACGCCATTATGGCGCTGTTCCGCAATCCTCATGCGGGGGTAGTTGCTGCCATGGAAATCCAGCGCAGCTTTTCGCAGATGAATGAGTTTCGCCGCCACACCGGGGAAGAGCCGGTGGAGTCGCGCATTGGCATTCATTCCGGAAAAGTCATCGTTGGCAATATCGGCTACGGCGGCCGCATGGATTGGACTGCCATCGGCGATACGGTCAATACTGCGGCGCGCATTGAGCAGAACAGCAAGCCAGGTCAGGTACTGATCAGCGAAGACACTTACGAAAGGATTCGCGACTATCTGACCGTCGGCGAGCGCTTCCAGATTCGAGTCAAGGGCAAGCGGCAGGAGATTGCCGTGTACTTTGTGGAAAACGTAGAATCGGAGGATGCGCAGATGACTGCCGCCGCCATACGCCGAACGCTCAATCAGGACGCCGCCGCCCAGAACTGA
- a CDS encoding HDOD domain-containing protein — protein MIERTAISTFLVFMAIDFKKTQLGIQPQVLTGLVSLDSNSNVNFSELDRLVSADQNISALVMKAANSSFYSRGIPIARLQQAIGRLGFNVVRSMAIVASSQQMFEQARYARFRRYVSEHCMVTALIARQLAVKLGRKDLAEEAFVAGLLHDIAKVVMNAHDRQKFIATLDIIEKEQASGVEAERQIFGFDHHQVGAMIVDEWKLPHLFKAALSEHEGQPQLHRPDREERELAILSLVGYANAIAHKIGYGGGENEPDADLQLFSAELKAPAELQAYYLSDAVRSDLQNDDQFKFYMSLV, from the coding sequence ATGATTGAACGCACGGCGATTTCTACATTTCTCGTTTTTATGGCCATCGACTTCAAAAAGACGCAGCTTGGAATCCAGCCGCAGGTTCTCACCGGCCTGGTCAGCCTGGATAGCAACTCCAATGTGAATTTCAGCGAACTGGATCGTCTGGTCAGCGCAGACCAGAACATTTCTGCTCTGGTGATGAAGGCGGCCAACTCTTCCTTTTACTCGCGTGGTATTCCCATCGCACGTCTGCAGCAGGCTATCGGCCGCCTTGGCTTCAACGTTGTTCGCTCCATGGCGATTGTCGCTTCTTCACAGCAAATGTTTGAGCAGGCTCGTTACGCCCGCTTTCGCCGTTACGTAAGCGAGCACTGCATGGTTACGGCGCTGATTGCCCGGCAACTGGCGGTCAAACTGGGACGTAAGGACCTTGCCGAGGAGGCCTTCGTTGCCGGACTGCTGCACGACATTGCCAAGGTTGTGATGAATGCTCACGATCGCCAGAAGTTCATCGCCACCCTTGATATCATTGAAAAGGAACAGGCCAGCGGCGTTGAGGCGGAGCGTCAGATTTTTGGCTTCGACCACCACCAGGTCGGCGCAATGATCGTGGACGAGTGGAAGCTGCCGCATCTTTTTAAGGCGGCCCTTTCCGAACACGAGGGACAGCCGCAGTTGCATCGGCCGGATCGCGAAGAACGAGAGCTGGCAATCCTTTCGCTGGTTGGCTACGCCAATGCCATCGCCCACAAGATTGGCTACGGCGGCGGCGAGAATGAACCAGACGCGGATCTGCAACTGTTTAGCGCAGAACTCAAGGCGCCGGCGGAGCTGCAGGCCTACTACCTTTCCGATGCAGTTCGCAGCGACCTGCAAAACGACGATCAATTCAAATTCTACATGTCGCTGGTCTAG
- a CDS encoding arsenosugar biosynthesis-associated peroxidase-like protein: protein MPDRPHYYDSQDLKKFGDIGRFQPQLGKAYFDYYNQSMAAGALSEREKALIALAVAHALKCPYCIDAYSHTCLEKGADQEQMMEAVHVAAAMAAGITLVHSVQMMNHVDNTAL from the coding sequence ATGCCCGATCGTCCCCACTACTACGATTCCCAGGACTTGAAAAAGTTTGGCGATATTGGCCGCTTCCAGCCGCAACTGGGGAAGGCATATTTTGACTATTACAACCAATCGATGGCCGCTGGCGCCCTCAGCGAGCGTGAGAAGGCGTTGATTGCTCTGGCTGTAGCGCATGCGCTGAAGTGTCCCTATTGCATCGACGCATACAGTCATACCTGTCTGGAAAAAGGCGCAGACCAGGAACAGATGATGGAGGCGGTGCACGTCGCGGCGGCAATGGCCGCCGGCATTACGCTGGTGCACAGCGTGCAGATGATGAATCACGTCGACAATACTGCGCTATGA
- the arsS gene encoding arsenosugar biosynthesis radical SAM protein ArsS (Some members of this family are selenoproteins.) codes for MQLKALSDTAPDFTARLAEISGQRRLGAAELQTLQINVGKVCNQACRHCHVDASPMRSESMNAEVAQLCLQALARLPGVDTVDITGGAPELNPNFRMLVRESRALGKLVIDRCNLTILQEPGQEDLAEFLASQQAEIVASLPHFAAARTDQQRGRGVFERSIAALRKLNELGYGDQLRLNLVYNPSGLFLAGQQAQLEREFRERLAADFGIRFHNLYCMNNMPISRFLESLLRANKLEEYMSMLAGAFNPATLDGLMCRRQVSVGYDGQLYDCDFNQMLELPAAIGHIGDLNQADWEARSIVLHNHCFACTAGSGSSCGGALSA; via the coding sequence ATGCAGCTCAAGGCGCTGTCCGATACGGCGCCGGACTTCACAGCACGCCTGGCGGAAATTTCAGGTCAGCGTCGGCTTGGCGCCGCCGAGCTACAAACTTTGCAAATCAATGTTGGCAAGGTTTGCAACCAGGCCTGTCGGCATTGTCATGTGGACGCCTCTCCGATGCGCAGCGAGAGCATGAATGCCGAAGTTGCGCAGCTTTGCTTGCAGGCCCTTGCCCGATTGCCCGGCGTTGATACCGTAGATATTACCGGCGGGGCCCCGGAATTGAATCCAAACTTCCGAATGCTGGTGCGCGAGTCGCGCGCCCTTGGGAAGCTTGTCATTGATCGTTGCAACCTGACGATCTTGCAAGAGCCTGGCCAGGAAGATCTGGCCGAGTTTCTGGCTTCGCAGCAAGCCGAGATTGTGGCTTCGCTGCCGCACTTTGCCGCAGCGCGCACGGATCAGCAGCGTGGCCGCGGCGTATTTGAGCGTTCCATAGCCGCTTTGCGCAAACTCAACGAACTTGGATACGGCGATCAGCTCAGGCTAAATCTGGTCTACAATCCCAGCGGCCTGTTCCTGGCCGGTCAGCAAGCGCAGCTGGAGCGCGAGTTCCGTGAGCGATTAGCCGCCGACTTTGGCATCCGTTTTCACAATCTATATTGCATGAACAATATGCCGATCAGCAGGTTTCTGGAGTCGCTGCTGCGCGCCAACAAGCTGGAAGAATATATGAGTATGCTGGCCGGGGCCTTTAACCCGGCGACCTTGGATGGGCTGATGTGCCGCCGACAGGTTTCGGTTGGCTATGATGGCCAGCTCTATGATTGCGATTTTAATCAGATGCTGGAGTTGCCGGCGGCGATCGGGCACATTGGCGATCTCAACCAGGCTGACTGGGAGGCCCGATCGATTGTGCTGCACAACCATTGCTTTGCCTGTACCGCTGGCAGCGGTTCCAGTTGTGGCGGCGCGCTGAGCGCCTGA